DNA sequence from the Chitinivorax sp. PXF-14 genome:
GATTTTTCTTGAGCCCCGCACCGGAAACATCGCTGCACGTGCTGTCGAACCTTCAAAAGCTGAAGTCGGCGTTGGGGCTTCCGCTATTGGTCTCGGTGTCGCGGAAATCCTTCTTGGGCGCCACCGTTGGCCTTCCTGTAAAGGATCTGGGTCCAGCGAGCCTTGCGGCGGAACTTCACGCGATCGGCAATGGCGCTGACTACGTCCGCACCCACGCGCCTGGAGATCTGCGAAGCGCAATCACCTTCTCGGAAACCCTCGCGAAATTTCGCAGTCGCGACGCCAGAGACCGAGGGTTAGATCATGCCTAGCATTCACCTTCCGGCCGCCCGCTAGCGGACCCTGGTCAGGTTCCGCGAAGGTGGGCGCAGACATGCTGGGCTCGTCAGGATCAAACTGCACTATGAGGCGGCGGTTCATACCGCGCCAGGGGAGCGAATGGACAGCGAGGAGCCTCCGAACGTTCGGGTCGCCTGCTCGGGTGATATCGACGAGGTTGTGCGGCTGATGCACGACGCTGCGGCGTGGATGTCCGCCAAGGGAACGCCCGCCTGGGACGTCGCGCGGATCGACCGGACATTCGCGGAGACCTTCGTCCTGAGATCCGAGCTCCTAGTCGCGAGTTGCAGCGACGGCATCGTC
Encoded proteins:
- a CDS encoding dihydropteroate synthase, translated to FFLSPAPETSLHVLSNLQKLKSALGLPLLVSVSRKSFLGATVGLPVKDLGPASLAAELHAIGNGADYVRTHAPGDLRSAITFSETLAKFRSRDARDRGLDHA